A genomic segment from Arcobacter acticola encodes:
- a CDS encoding putative quinol monooxygenase, translated as MAITRQIIFLAKRDCIEELKALLKSTIKDSKEEEGCLIYEVFQTKNNPVEFIVIDSWENEEALNKHYESEHYLYFINNFKQYNAHIEPFELELL; from the coding sequence ATGGCAATAACAAGACAGATAATATTTTTAGCAAAAAGAGATTGTATAGAGGAATTAAAAGCTTTACTTAAATCGACTATTAAAGATTCTAAAGAAGAAGAGGGATGTTTGATATATGAAGTTTTTCAAACAAAGAATAATCCTGTTGAATTTATTGTAATTGACTCATGGGAAAATGAAGAAGCTTTAAATAAACATTATGAAAGTGAACATTACTTATATTTTATAAATAATTTCAAACAATACAACGCTCATATTGAGCCCTTTGAATTGGAACTTTTATAA
- a CDS encoding RidA family protein has translation MKIHRINPCKRWSDVTVFNGIATFTEVADTDTSADIKGQVEQIFNQAEASLSLVDSDKSRILAVTIYVTDFANMDVLNDVWDSWFPQDCAPSRACIKAELIDPTLLVEMTFTAAAGEKYQS, from the coding sequence ATGAAAATTCATAGAATAAACCCATGTAAAAGATGGTCAGATGTTACAGTTTTTAATGGAATTGCAACTTTCACAGAAGTGGCAGATACAGATACAAGCGCTGATATAAAAGGTCAAGTAGAACAAATATTTAATCAAGCAGAAGCTAGTTTGTCTTTAGTTGATAGTGATAAATCAAGAATCTTAGCCGTTACTATTTATGTAACAGATTTTGCAAATATGGATGTGTTAAATGATGTTTGGGATTCATGGTTTCCACAAGATTGTGCACCAAGTAGAGCTTGTATAAAAGCTGAATTAATAGATCCAACTTTATTGGTTGAAATGACATTTACAGCAGCTGCAGGCGAAAAATATCAATCATAA
- a CDS encoding type II toxin-antitoxin system PemK/MazF family toxin: MVKKYIPQKGDLVILTFDPSSGHEQKGRRPALIISNEVFNKALGLAIACPITNTDRDFPFHVKLEAKNLKGFIMTEQIKSIDFNARKVKFVEKVDEDTLNQVLGITKSIIF, encoded by the coding sequence ATGGTAAAAAAATACATTCCTCAAAAAGGTGATTTAGTAATACTTACTTTTGACCCATCATCAGGACATGAACAAAAAGGACGAAGACCAGCACTTATTATAAGTAATGAAGTTTTTAATAAAGCCCTAGGTTTAGCAATAGCTTGTCCAATTACAAATACAGATAGAGATTTCCCTTTTCATGTAAAACTAGAAGCCAAAAATCTCAAAGGTTTTATAATGACCGAACAAATCAAATCAATAGACTTTAATGCAAGAAAAGTAAAGTTTGTCGAAAAAGTAGATGAAGATACACTAAATCAGGTTTTGGGGATTACTAAGAGTATAATTTTTTAA
- a CDS encoding AbrB/MazE/SpoVT family DNA-binding domain-containing protein, with protein MTAKISKWGNSQGLRMPKDIMESLHLQVGDDLNITIIDGKVILEPIKKDILNYDLNELISKIPTNYKASEEFDTTLGKEEW; from the coding sequence ATGACTGCTAAAATTTCAAAATGGGGCAATTCACAAGGTCTTAGAATGCCAAAAGATATTATGGAAAGTTTACATCTTCAGGTGGGAGATGATTTAAATATAACTATCATAGATGGGAAAGTAATTCTAGAACCAATTAAAAAAGATATTTTAAATTATGATTTAAATGAACTGATTTCAAAAATACCAACTAACTACAAAGCTAGTGAAGAGTTTGATACAACCTTAGGTAAAGAAGAATGGTAA